A window of Neisseria canis contains these coding sequences:
- the ggt gene encoding gamma-glutamyltransferase, with product MKTAFALAAAVLLAACSSSQAPEKQTARGADDFAPEQGHGNTEQQLVRAQEFMAASANPLATEAGYRVLKQGGSAVDAMIAMQTTLSLVEPQSSGLGGGAFVVYWDNQAKKLTTFDARETAPKAATPELFLDKEGKPLEFKQAVVGGRSVGTPGVPKMMEELHKRYGKMPWARLFDMPVKLAEEGFQVSPRMAASIQSNAEHLQRYPATAAYFLPNGQALQAGALLKNPEFAATVKTLAKDGAKPFYNGKYAQNIIKAVRGAKDNPGKLAAVDFKNYKIIEREAVCGSYREYQVCGMGAPSSGGIALAQITGILNQFEQKQSSYRSLNSWRLLGDASRLAFADRDLYVADPDFVKVPTQALVSDAYLKQRAALLADTAQALGDAPAGEFGSTQAAAPAIELPSTSHVVAVDKQGNVLSMTTSIENAFGSTLMANGYLLNNELTDFSFEPVKNGKPVANRVEGGKRPRSSMAPTIVLKNGRPYMTVGSPGGSRIIGYVAKTLVAHIDWGMDIQQAISLPNMLNRFGTYELEQNTTAAKQAEALQKIGYKTEVRDLNSGVQGIVITDKGLIGGADPRREGKVMGD from the coding sequence ATGAAAACCGCTTTTGCCTTGGCCGCAGCCGTGTTGCTGGCGGCTTGTTCGTCTTCCCAAGCGCCCGAAAAACAAACCGCGCGCGGCGCCGATGATTTTGCGCCAGAACAAGGCCACGGCAACACCGAGCAGCAGCTTGTGCGCGCCCAAGAATTTATGGCTGCTTCCGCCAACCCGTTGGCTACCGAAGCGGGCTATCGGGTTTTGAAACAAGGCGGCAGCGCGGTGGATGCCATGATTGCCATGCAAACCACATTAAGCTTGGTGGAGCCGCAGTCTTCCGGTTTGGGCGGCGGCGCGTTTGTGGTGTATTGGGACAATCAGGCGAAAAAGCTCACCACGTTTGATGCGCGCGAAACCGCGCCCAAAGCCGCTACGCCCGAATTGTTTTTAGATAAAGAAGGCAAGCCGCTGGAATTCAAGCAGGCGGTGGTGGGCGGCCGTTCGGTCGGCACCCCGGGCGTGCCGAAAATGATGGAAGAGCTGCACAAGCGTTACGGCAAAATGCCGTGGGCGCGCTTGTTTGATATGCCGGTGAAGCTGGCGGAAGAAGGCTTCCAAGTGTCGCCGCGCATGGCGGCTTCCATTCAGAGCAATGCCGAGCACTTGCAGCGCTATCCCGCCACTGCCGCCTATTTCCTGCCCAACGGACAAGCCTTGCAGGCAGGTGCGTTGCTGAAAAATCCCGAGTTTGCCGCCACAGTGAAAACGCTGGCCAAAGACGGCGCTAAACCTTTTTATAACGGCAAATACGCGCAAAACATCATCAAAGCCGTGCGCGGTGCCAAAGACAATCCCGGCAAATTGGCCGCCGTTGATTTTAAAAACTATAAAATCATCGAGCGCGAAGCCGTGTGCGGAAGTTACCGCGAATACCAAGTGTGCGGCATGGGTGCGCCCAGCTCGGGCGGCATTGCGCTGGCGCAGATTACCGGCATTCTGAACCAATTTGAGCAAAAACAATCTTCCTACCGCAGCCTCAACAGCTGGCGTCTGCTCGGCGACGCCTCGCGCTTGGCGTTTGCCGACCGCGACCTTTATGTGGCCGATCCGGATTTTGTAAAAGTGCCTACGCAAGCGCTGGTTTCCGATGCCTATCTGAAACAGCGCGCCGCCTTGCTCGCCGATACCGCCCAAGCCCTCGGCGACGCCCCGGCCGGCGAGTTCGGCAGCACACAGGCCGCCGCACCGGCTATCGAGTTGCCTTCCACCAGCCATGTCGTGGCGGTGGACAAACAAGGCAACGTGCTTTCCATGACCACTTCCATTGAAAATGCGTTCGGCTCCACCCTGATGGCCAACGGCTATCTGCTGAACAACGAATTGACCGATTTTTCATTCGAGCCGGTAAAAAACGGCAAGCCTGTTGCCAACCGCGTTGAAGGCGGTAAGCGCCCGCGCTCGTCTATGGCGCCGACTATTGTGTTGAAAAACGGCCGGCCCTATATGACGGTCGGTTCGCCCGGCGGCAGCCGCATCATCGGCTATGTGGCCAAAACGCTGGTGGCGCATATCGATTGGGGCATGGACATCCAGCAAGCCATTTCCCTGCCCAATATGCTCAACCGCTTCGGCACGTACGAGCTGGAACAAAACACCACAGCGGCCAAACAGGCCGAAGCTTTGCAGAAAATCGGCTACAAAACCGAAGTGCGAGATCTGAATTCCGGCGTGCAAGGCATCGTGATTACCGATAAAGGCTTAATCGGCGGCGCCGACCCGCGCAGGGAAGGCAAAGTGATGGGCGACTGA
- a CDS encoding ribonuclease catalytic domain-containing protein, translating into MNIFYEESGQFKVASVIQKTEGHYQVETQHGKRVKVKAANVFAEFDTPPASFLETAEAEAAQIDTDLLWEVCGEEEFSAAQIAEEYYGHAPTKTELAATLIALYAAPAYFYKKSKGVFKAAPEETLKQALAAIERKKQQDAQMEAWSQALQQGSLPAEIGADLKTILHAPDKQSLTYKAFTKAAAAMKLSPYELAKKTGGVTSLAQFMREGFELKNYPQGTGFPAVDIPQLGDLPLAEGIEAFSIDDESTTEVDDALSVQDIGGGIKRIGIHIAAPALAVAPGSDIEKIIFQRQSTAYFPEGKITMLPENWIAAFSLDTGAARPAVSIYFDVDEAFNVSNPQTKIERVQIAENLRIGAIEPHFNSQSGLDAEGEAMFAHHKALIWFYRLAVELQKQRGKYDAEAAPQYDYGIGFGEAGKVEITVRERGSPIDTLVSEMMILANSTWAQMLHENEVPALFRVQPAGKVRMSTQSEPHIGMGVQHYGWFTSPLRRAADYINQKQLISLIEADAEPRFARGDNMLFAAMRDFESTYTVYHDFQREMEAYWSMVYLAQEGIREINGLVLKEELVRLCGLPMAARATGIPLEIPPKTTVKLAVTEVDPEKQVLGLNYLNAVV; encoded by the coding sequence ATGAATATATTCTACGAAGAAAGCGGCCAATTTAAGGTCGCTTCCGTGATCCAGAAAACCGAAGGCCATTATCAGGTGGAAACACAGCACGGCAAGCGTGTCAAAGTGAAAGCCGCCAATGTGTTTGCCGAATTCGACACGCCGCCGGCAAGCTTTCTCGAAACCGCCGAAGCCGAAGCGGCGCAGATCGATACTGATTTATTATGGGAAGTGTGCGGCGAAGAAGAATTCAGCGCAGCCCAGATTGCCGAAGAATATTACGGCCACGCGCCCACCAAAACCGAGCTGGCGGCTACTTTGATTGCACTTTATGCCGCGCCCGCCTATTTCTATAAAAAAAGCAAAGGCGTGTTTAAAGCCGCGCCGGAAGAAACGCTCAAGCAGGCGCTGGCGGCCATCGAGCGCAAAAAGCAGCAGGATGCGCAAATGGAAGCTTGGTCACAAGCTTTACAGCAGGGCAGCCTGCCCGCAGAAATCGGCGCCGACCTGAAAACCATACTCCACGCGCCCGACAAACAATCGCTCACTTACAAAGCTTTCACCAAAGCCGCCGCCGCCATGAAGCTTTCGCCTTACGAGCTGGCCAAAAAAACCGGCGGCGTTACCTCGTTGGCACAATTTATGCGCGAAGGTTTCGAGCTGAAAAACTATCCTCAGGGCACCGGTTTTCCCGCCGTCGATATTCCGCAGCTGGGCGATTTGCCGCTGGCCGAAGGCATTGAAGCCTTTTCGATTGACGACGAAAGCACCACCGAGGTGGACGACGCTTTATCCGTGCAGGATATCGGCGGCGGCATCAAGCGCATCGGCATCCATATCGCCGCGCCCGCATTGGCGGTGGCGCCGGGCAGCGACATTGAAAAAATCATTTTCCAGCGCCAAAGCACCGCCTATTTTCCCGAAGGCAAAATCACCATGCTGCCGGAAAACTGGATCGCCGCCTTCAGCCTCGACACCGGTGCGGCGCGCCCTGCGGTGAGCATCTATTTTGATGTGGACGAAGCGTTTAATGTGAGCAACCCGCAAACCAAAATCGAACGTGTGCAGATTGCCGAAAACCTGCGCATCGGCGCCATCGAGCCGCACTTCAACAGCCAAAGCGGGCTGGATGCCGAAGGCGAAGCCATGTTTGCCCACCACAAAGCCTTAATCTGGTTTTACAGGCTGGCGGTGGAATTGCAGAAGCAGCGCGGCAAATACGATGCCGAAGCGGCGCCGCAATATGATTACGGCATCGGTTTCGGCGAAGCGGGCAAAGTGGAAATCACCGTGCGCGAGCGCGGCTCGCCGATCGACACGCTGGTGTCGGAAATGATGATTCTGGCCAACAGCACTTGGGCGCAAATGCTGCATGAAAACGAAGTGCCCGCCCTGTTCCGCGTGCAGCCCGCCGGCAAAGTGCGCATGAGCACGCAATCGGAGCCGCACATCGGTATGGGCGTGCAGCACTACGGCTGGTTCACTTCGCCGCTGCGCCGCGCCGCCGACTATATCAACCAAAAGCAGCTTATCAGCCTGATTGAAGCGGATGCAGAGCCGCGTTTTGCGCGGGGCGACAATATGTTGTTTGCCGCCATGCGCGATTTTGAATCGACTTACACGGTTTACCATGATTTCCAGCGCGAAATGGAAGCTTATTGGTCTATGGTGTACCTCGCGCAGGAAGGCATCCGGGAAATCAACGGCTTGGTGTTGAAAGAAGAGCTGGTGCGCCTCTGCGGCCTGCCGATGGCCGCCCGCGCCACCGGCATTCCGCTGGAAATTCCGCCGAAAACCACGGTGAAGCTGGCCGTGACGGAAGTGGATCCGGAAAAGCAGGTTTTGGGCTTGAATTATTTGAACGCGGTGGTTTGA